A genome region from Arthrobacter sp. V1I9 includes the following:
- a CDS encoding LuxR C-terminal-related transcriptional regulator, protein MDRPFLATKLYVPAPRRSFVARPRLREKLRTGADSGLTLVSAPAGFGKTALLADWIATTAGNDRSVAWLSLDAGESEPAALWGYVATSLQAAVPGVGRTALELLASPPLATELVLTALVNDLSAVPHDVWLVLDDYHTVDNPETGAGMTYFLEHLPQHVHVVVSTRSDPALPLSRWRVKRGLVEIRAADLRFTPEEAAAYLNDVAGLELAAAQVSTLEQRTEGWIAALQLAALSLRDRADAAGFVERFAGDDRYVVDYLVDEVLEHQPDDVRSFLQHTAILDRLTGPLCDAVTGHGGGSAMLVNLERANLFVIPLDDQREWYRYHHLFADVLRGRLFSEEPGQIPPLHQRASGWYEAHGHEADAVRHALAGQDFDRAAQLVELAVPGLRRNRQDAVLFGWLRALPEAAIRRSPVLSVFFGAMLMASGDLAGVEPWLSTAERGLTEGAAPAGSVPGPGNQEIRTLPATIATYRASLAQARGDAEGTAAYARQALDLARPEDHLARGAAAGFLGLAAWADGDVQGALGTFTQAVASLHAAGNLLDEFSSTVILADMWLAAGRPGEARRLCENALQQANRRGGSMLRAGAELHVALSEISRQSGNGNEARRHLDAAAVFVERGPMTESRYRWFVAKALVAQDEDDRDGAISHLEQAEQLYRPGFFPDVRPVPAVKARMWVRQGKLSEAAGWAREHGITVTGDGGYLKEYSHLTLVRLLIAQQLAGAGATEDAGAAEGAVEDALGLLDRMAAGATQAARAGSVVEIAMLRALLHAVLGNRRQAQEALAAALAAAPEPDGYVRLFLDEGPLMVELLREAAQGATHDGVAAARAQRLFGLAAPPPTAPAGSRDHPPSDVDPLSERELQVLRLLDSELNGPEIARALFISHNTLRTHTKHIFTKLGVTSRRAAVSRARDRGLL, encoded by the coding sequence ATGGACCGTCCATTCCTCGCCACGAAGCTGTACGTCCCCGCGCCGCGGCGAAGTTTTGTGGCCCGGCCGAGGCTGCGGGAAAAGCTGCGCACCGGCGCCGATTCCGGCCTGACACTCGTGTCCGCTCCGGCAGGATTCGGGAAGACAGCCCTCCTTGCCGACTGGATTGCCACTACAGCCGGCAATGACCGCTCCGTTGCCTGGCTTTCCCTGGACGCGGGAGAGAGCGAACCGGCCGCATTGTGGGGTTACGTCGCAACGTCACTCCAAGCCGCTGTGCCCGGTGTGGGGCGGACCGCCTTGGAGCTTCTCGCTTCCCCGCCCCTGGCCACCGAGCTTGTCCTCACCGCCCTGGTGAACGACCTCTCGGCCGTGCCCCACGACGTCTGGCTGGTACTGGACGACTACCACACGGTGGACAACCCGGAGACGGGCGCCGGGATGACCTACTTCCTGGAGCACCTGCCGCAGCACGTCCATGTTGTGGTGAGCACCCGCTCCGACCCTGCCCTGCCCCTGTCCCGCTGGCGGGTGAAGAGGGGCCTGGTGGAAATCCGCGCCGCAGACCTGAGGTTCACTCCTGAGGAGGCGGCGGCCTACCTCAACGACGTGGCAGGGCTGGAACTGGCCGCGGCGCAGGTTTCCACGCTGGAACAGCGGACCGAGGGATGGATCGCGGCACTTCAGCTCGCTGCGCTCTCGCTCCGGGACCGGGCAGACGCTGCCGGCTTTGTTGAACGCTTCGCCGGGGACGACCGGTACGTCGTGGACTACCTGGTGGACGAGGTGCTGGAGCACCAGCCGGACGACGTCCGCAGTTTCCTGCAGCACACAGCGATCCTCGACAGGCTTACCGGGCCGCTCTGCGATGCCGTGACAGGTCATGGCGGCGGCAGTGCGATGCTCGTCAACCTGGAGCGCGCCAACCTGTTTGTCATCCCACTGGATGACCAGCGGGAGTGGTACCGCTACCACCACCTCTTTGCCGACGTGCTGAGGGGGCGTCTGTTCAGCGAGGAGCCAGGGCAGATTCCACCCCTGCATCAGCGCGCGAGCGGGTGGTACGAGGCCCATGGCCACGAAGCCGACGCCGTCCGGCACGCCCTCGCCGGACAGGACTTTGACCGCGCGGCACAGCTGGTGGAGCTCGCTGTGCCCGGGCTCCGGCGCAACCGCCAGGACGCCGTGTTGTTCGGCTGGCTCAGGGCACTGCCCGAGGCCGCCATTCGGCGCAGCCCGGTGCTGAGCGTCTTTTTTGGGGCAATGCTCATGGCCTCCGGGGACCTCGCCGGGGTGGAGCCGTGGCTTTCCACCGCAGAGCGCGGACTCACGGAGGGGGCGGCGCCTGCCGGATCCGTTCCCGGGCCCGGGAACCAGGAGATCAGGACGCTGCCGGCCACCATAGCCACCTACCGCGCCTCCCTTGCGCAGGCGCGGGGAGATGCCGAGGGCACGGCGGCCTATGCCCGGCAAGCACTCGACCTTGCCCGCCCGGAGGACCACCTGGCGCGTGGTGCCGCGGCGGGCTTCCTGGGGCTTGCCGCCTGGGCGGACGGTGACGTGCAGGGAGCCCTGGGGACATTTACGCAGGCGGTCGCAAGCCTGCACGCCGCCGGCAACCTGCTGGACGAGTTCAGCAGCACGGTGATCCTCGCGGACATGTGGCTTGCGGCAGGCCGGCCGGGGGAGGCGCGCCGGCTCTGCGAGAACGCGCTGCAGCAGGCCAACCGCCGGGGCGGCTCCATGCTGCGGGCGGGCGCCGAGTTGCACGTGGCCCTCAGCGAGATCAGCAGGCAGTCCGGAAACGGAAACGAGGCCAGGCGGCACCTCGATGCAGCGGCGGTGTTTGTCGAACGGGGGCCGATGACCGAAAGCCGCTACCGGTGGTTCGTGGCGAAGGCGCTGGTGGCCCAGGATGAGGATGACCGGGATGGCGCCATCAGCCACCTGGAGCAGGCGGAGCAGCTGTACCGGCCGGGCTTCTTCCCGGACGTGCGCCCCGTTCCGGCGGTGAAAGCCCGTATGTGGGTGCGCCAGGGCAAGCTGTCCGAGGCGGCCGGCTGGGCACGGGAGCATGGCATCACTGTCACAGGCGACGGCGGCTACCTGAAGGAGTACAGCCACCTCACCCTGGTGCGACTGCTGATCGCCCAACAGTTGGCGGGCGCCGGTGCCACCGAAGACGCCGGAGCCGCCGAAGGCGCCGTCGAAGATGCCCTTGGCCTGCTGGACCGGATGGCAGCCGGCGCCACCCAGGCCGCCCGCGCGGGCAGCGTGGTGGAGATCGCCATGCTCCGGGCCCTGTTACACGCGGTGCTGGGCAACCGCCGCCAGGCGCAGGAGGCGCTCGCCGCTGCGCTGGCCGCCGCGCCGGAACCTGATGGGTACGTGCGGCTGTTCCTGGACGAAGGCCCGCTGATGGTGGAGCTGCTGCGGGAAGCAGCGCAGGGAGCAACGCACGACGGCGTTGCTGCCGCCCGTGCCCAGCGGCTGTTCGGCCTGGCTGCCCCTCCACCCACGGCACCTGCCGGCTCCCGGGACCACCCGCCGTCGGACGTTGACCCCCTGAGCGAACGCGAACTGCAGGTCCTTCGGCTCCTGGACAGCGAGCTGAACGGGCCGGAGATCGCCCGCGCCCTGTTTATTTCGCACAACACACTGCGCACGCACACCAAGCACATCTTCACCAAGCTCGGCGTGACCAGCCGGCGGGCGGCAGTAAGCCGGGCACGCGACCGCGGCCTGCTGTAG
- a CDS encoding acetate kinase: MLVLVINSGSSSLKYQVRDVAAGSVLTEGLIEKIGQGNGGDGDGEIVGPRDHAEALEQVDAAIHQELGDLELAAVGHRVVHGGERFAEPVLIDNEITRAIERLNPLAPLHNPANVLGIRAITKKWPEMPQVAVFDTAFHRTLPEHAWRYAVPDELYTNHGIRRYGFHGTSHEYVTRRAAALLDLAVEEFDGVIAHLGNGASVTAIRGGHSVDTSMGFTPLEGLVMGTRSGDLDPSILVFLGRAGWTPEDIDTMLNRESGLKGLAGNNDMRSVVEAAEAGNAKAATALEVTSYRLAKYIGGYHVAVGGAKALVFTAGIGENSHQFRALVAEKLGALGIQLHAGLNAERSKEPRVISTLQSAIPVLVVPTDEERAIAEATAAVVSSSTAP; encoded by the coding sequence ATGCTCGTGCTCGTCATCAATTCCGGCTCGTCCTCGCTCAAGTACCAGGTGCGCGATGTTGCCGCCGGGAGCGTGCTCACGGAGGGACTGATCGAAAAGATCGGCCAGGGCAACGGCGGTGACGGTGACGGCGAAATCGTAGGCCCGCGGGACCATGCCGAGGCGCTGGAGCAGGTGGACGCCGCCATCCACCAGGAACTCGGCGACCTGGAATTGGCCGCGGTGGGGCACCGCGTGGTGCACGGCGGCGAGCGGTTCGCCGAGCCGGTGCTGATCGACAACGAGATCACCCGTGCCATCGAGCGCCTCAACCCGCTGGCGCCCCTGCACAACCCCGCCAACGTGCTGGGCATCCGCGCGATCACCAAGAAGTGGCCCGAGATGCCGCAGGTGGCCGTTTTTGACACGGCGTTCCACCGCACCCTTCCCGAACACGCCTGGCGCTACGCCGTCCCTGACGAGCTCTACACGAACCACGGTATACGCCGCTACGGCTTCCACGGCACGTCCCATGAGTACGTCACCCGCCGGGCGGCCGCACTGCTGGACCTTGCGGTGGAAGAGTTCGACGGCGTCATCGCCCACTTGGGCAACGGCGCCTCCGTCACGGCAATCCGCGGCGGCCACTCGGTGGACACGTCCATGGGATTCACGCCGCTGGAGGGCCTGGTGATGGGAACCCGCTCCGGCGACCTGGACCCCTCCATCCTGGTCTTCCTGGGCCGGGCCGGCTGGACGCCGGAGGACATCGACACCATGCTGAACCGGGAATCCGGGCTGAAGGGCCTGGCCGGCAACAATGACATGCGTTCGGTGGTGGAAGCAGCCGAGGCCGGCAACGCAAAGGCAGCAACGGCGCTCGAGGTCACCTCGTACCGGCTGGCCAAGTACATCGGCGGCTACCACGTGGCCGTGGGCGGGGCCAAGGCACTCGTGTTCACCGCCGGGATTGGCGAGAACTCGCACCAGTTCCGTGCGCTTGTGGCCGAGAAACTGGGCGCCCTTGGCATACAACTCCACGCCGGCCTGAACGCCGAGCGATCCAAGGAACCGCGCGTCATTTC